Part of the Desulfobacteraceae bacterium genome, GCCTCCAGGCGGAAGTGCGAGGTCTTCAGCCGCCGGTTGAGCTTCATAATGGTCACGGTGAAGCCCGCCAGGATCAGAAAGCCGGCGGCGATCAACTCCAGCCAGTACCAGTATTTTTTGAGCACGTCGGCAAAAGTGATCTTGCCCAGGTCCCGGTAAGGCCCGATCTTAAGCTCCCGCAGGAGATCGTGGACGTCCTGGTAGTTCAGCGGGATGGTCCAGCCGGCGTAGCGCCCGGCAACGGCCGCCGGGTTGTCGAGCGTGATCTGGAGCAGGGCGATGGCAACGGCCACGCCCAGTTCATCGGAGGTTCGGCCCATTTTGGCGATCGGCCACTCCGGGTACAGGCGGGTGGAGGCGACAAAGGGCAGGTTCTCGTGGGTGACCCCGTCCACGGGAATGATAAAAAAGTCATCGAGATCGATCTTGTTTTCGGTCTGCATCCGCTCCAGGGTGTCGGTGCGCACCGTGCCGGCGTCGCTCAATCCGTCGCGCACCGCCAGCACAACGGCGTCGTGGGTGCCGGCAAAGTGGAAGTTCTTCAAATCCCGCCGGGGGTCGATGCCGCGGGCGGCCAACTCGCGCCAGGCCGCGTGCCAGCCCCCCAGGGAGTGCTCCTCCACCGCCATGAAGGACTTGCCCTTGAGGTCTTCCAGGCGTCGGATGTCGCTGCGCTCCTGGCGGGTGAAAATCACGCCACCGTATCGGGTGAAGCTTCTGCCGGCATGAAGATTCTTGAGGGTGGCGATCCGCATGGCGCCGTATTCGATTTCCAGATCGACGTAAACCGAGGGGTTGCAGATGATAAAATTAAGCGGCTCCAGACGGAAGGGATCGAAAATCTGATCGTACTCCAGCGGGACGATGACAAACCGTTTGCCGGGTATTTGGCTGGAGAGGTAGTCCGCAGTGGGGGACCATTTTTCCAAGCAGCGATCGACGCCGCGTTTGGCCAGCACGCCGATCAGGACCTGCTGCGGGGTCTCTTCGCCGCGGGCGCCTGGAGCCGAAACAAATGTCGCTGCCAGAAGGAGAAAACCGATGAGGAGGGTTGTGCAACGCCGTCTGTTCATTCTTGCCGTTTTCCTTCCAGGCGCTTTTCTTCCAACTGGCCGGCGCTGCGGCGCTCGGATGGTTCAATCCTGAAGCCTTCCTTCTGAAGAAGCTCCAGGCAGGCGTCGACCGCATCGGGCGTGTAGCGCACGCCGCGGTGCGTGGTGATTTCCTCCAGGGCCACGTCCAGGCCGCGGGCCGGTCGGTAGGGGCGGAAGGAACTGCCGGCTTCTACGACGTCGGAGACGGTCAGGATGGTGGCCTCGCGCAGAATCTGGTCGCCTTTCAAGCCCCGGGGGTAGCCCGAGCCGTCCAGCCGTTCGTGATGTTGGTGGACGATTTCCGCCAGGGGCCAGGGGGCCGGAATGTTTTGGAGGATCTCGAAGCCCACCTGGGGATGCAGCTTGATCAACTCCATCTCCACGTCCAGCAGCCGGCCGGGGCGGTTGAGGATCGAGGTCGGAATGCGGATTTTACCGATATCGTGCAGAATCCCGGCAAAGCGGATGGCCTGGATCTGTTCCTGGGAGAGCGCCAGCTTTTCGGCGATGGCGCAGGCCAGGTGCGCCACCCGCTGCTGGTGGCCGGCGGTATATGGGTCGCGCATTTCAAGGGCGAAGGCCATGGTTTTGACCGTGGCGTTGAGCATTTCCTGAAGTTCGGCGGTTTTTTCGTTGACCTTTTTTTCCAGCACGACGTTCTGGTTGCTGAGATCCCGGCGCATCTGCCGGAGGGTCAGGTGGGTGCGCACCCGGGCCTTGACCTCCGCGGCGTGAAACGGTTTGGTGACATAGTCGACCCCGCCGACTTCGAAGCCGTGGGTCTTGTGACCCGGTTCGTCCAGGGCGGTGATGAAGATCACGGGGATTTCGCTGGTTTCCGGGTCCTGCTGCAAGCGGCCGCAGACTTCGTAGCCGTTCATCTCCGGCATCATGATATCCAGCAGGATCAGGTCCGGGTGGTGGCGTGCGGCGTACTCCAGGGCCTTGGGTCCGTTTTTGGCGATCCCCAGACGGTAGTCCTCCTTGAGGGTGTTCACCAGCAGGTCGATATTGGTGGCGTTGTCGTCAACGATCAGCACCAGGGAATCACGGTTCTGCAAGATCTTCTCCTTCGCTGGTTTCAAGCGCGGTCAGGTCCGCCGCGGCGGCCCGCAGGACCACCAGGGCGCGGTCGTATTCATAGGCAGTGATGCAGTCGTCCAGTTCATGCCAGGTGTCGGGGTCCAGATGTTCGTGCAGGGCGTTGAGGGCGTGCCGGATGGCCTGTGGGTCGGCGTTTTCGAGGCCTTCCTGGATCGCGGCGAGCAACGGTCGCAGCACGGCCGGATCGCAGGTTCGGCCGGATACCTCGGCCGTCTCCGCTTCCGTGGGATGCGCCAGGCTCTCCAGGGACCGGTGCACCTGGTCGAAGGCCGCCTGGAGGCGTTTGAAGCGCGCACCGAAATCTGCGGCGTCGCTTGCCGGGTCGGCCGCCGCGGTTTCCAGTTCGCGGGCGGCTGCCGCCAATTCAGCGGCGCCGATGGCCGCCGCGCTGCCCCGCAGGGCATGGGCGTTCTGGCGCAGGGCCGGCCGGTCTTCAGCGTCCAGGGCGGCTTCGATGCGGGTGGCGTTTTCAGCACTGTCGCGCGCAAAACGCTGCAGGATGCCGCGGAAAGTTGCGGCATCCAGGCCCAGTGCACTTCGGGCCGCGCCGATCTGCAGACCGGGCAACCAGTCCGGCAGGGCGCCCGCCCCCGGGCGTTGGGTCCCTGGGAGGCGCCCTGAAGGGCCGCTGCGGCCTTTCAGGAGCTTTCCCAGAACGGTGTAGAGGGTGTCGCGGCTGACCGGTTTGGCGATGTAGGCGTTCATCCCGGCCGCAAGACAGCGCTCCTCGTCGCCCTTGAGGGCATGGGCGGTCATGGCCACGATGGGCAATCCGGCGTGGCGCCGGTCCTGGCGGATGCGGGAGGTGGCCTCCAGGCCGTCCATGACCGGCATCTGAACGTCCATCAGGACGGCGTCGAAGCGCCTGCGGCTGACGGCGGCAACGGCCTGGCGGCCGTCCGGGGCGATTTCCACGATGGCCCCGGCCTCCTCCAGGACCGCGCGCGCGATTTCCTGGCTGGTGGGGGTGTCTTCGGCCACCAGGATGTGCGCACCCTCCAGCAGGCTTTCGTCCGCTGCGGGCGGGCTTGGGGCGGCAAGGCGATCGCCGCTGTCGGGTTCCCCGCAGAGGGTCAGGATGGCGTTGAGCAGCAGGGTGGGGTAGACCGGCTTGGCGACGAAGCCGTTGATGCCGGCGGCCATTGCAGCGCTGCGGTCGTTGTTGCGGTCATAGGCCGCCAGCAGCAGCAGCGGCACCGGGGGGGCGATTTCGGTGCGGATCCGGCGGGCGGTGGCAAGACCGTCCATCCCCGGCATTTTCTGATCCAGCAGGACAAGGTCGAAGGGTTCGCCCGCTGCTGCCGCCGTTTGGAGCCGTTTTACGGCGTCCGGCCCGCAAGCGGCGGTCTCCACCTGCAGGCCCCAGGCGCTGGCCGTGGTTTTCAGTGCCGCCAGGACTGCCGGGCAGTCATCCACCAGCAGCAGGCGCAGGCCGGCGAGCGCCCGCGGCAGCCCGGCGGAGGCCACCGCAAGGCGCTGTTTGAAACGGGCCGTGAAGTGAAAGACGCTGCCCGCCCCCGGGGTGCTCTCGACCCCGATGGTGCCCCCCATGATTTTAACCAACTGCCGGCAGATGCTGAGTCCCAGTCCGGTGCCGCCGTATTTGCGGGTGATCGAGGCGTCCGCCTGGGTGAAGGGGTTGAACAGGGCGCGGCGGTATTCGGGGGCGATGCCCACCCCGGTGTCCCGAACATGAAACTGCAGCACATCGGGCTCGCCTTCAGTCGAACCGACGTCCAGTTCGACCACCCCGCCTTTCTCGGTGAACTTAATGGCGTTGTCCAGAAGGTTCTTGAGGACCTGCTGCAGGCGCAGGGCGTCGCCGACCAGCTCGGTGGGGGTCCCGGGCTGGATGGCCACGACCAGTTCCAGCTCTTTTTCGGCCACCTTGCTCAGAAACATGCCGGTGACGCCATCCAGGGCGTTTTCGAGGTTGAACGGGCCGGCCTCCAGGTCCAGCTTGCCGGCCTCGATCTTGGAGAAGTCCAGGATGTCGTTGATGATGCCCAGCAGCGAAATCGCCGAACTGTGGATGATCTTCAGGAAATGGGCGGTCTTGGGGGAAAGCGCGTCGTTCAGGGCCAGTTCCGCCGCCGCGATGACGCCGTTCATGGGGGTGCGGATCTCATGGCTCATGTTGGCCAGAAAGTCGCTCTTGGCGCGGGTGGCGGCCTCCGCGGTTTCCTTTGCGGTCAGTAGTTCGCGGTTGGCGGCCTGCAGTTCGGCGGTGCGGTCGGCCACTCGCTGCTCCATGTCGCGATAAGCCTCCTGCAGGGCGGCCTCGGAGCGCTTGCGCAGGGAGATGTCCTGCAGAAATCCCTCGATCAGCAGAAGGCCGCCGTCGGCGGCGCGCACCGCCCGCGCCCGGATGGCGGTCCAGACGGGGCTGCCGTCCCGGCGCCTGAGCTGGCACTCGAAGTCGGTGACGACGCCTTCGCTGGTCAGGCGCGCCATCAGGGTCTCATGGTCGGCGGGGGTGACGTAGACCGCTTTGCCCAGCCTTTCCAGGGCGTCGATCAGCTCGGCGGGCGAGCCGTAGCCGAGAATTGTCGCCATCGCGGGGCTGGCGCTGATCATCTGTCCATCGGGGGTCACCTGGAATATGCCTTCGGGGGCGTTTTCGAATATGCTGCGGTATTTTGCCTCGCTTTCCGCCAGGGCCGCCTCGGTTTTCTCCTGCTCGAGGATACGCAGCTCAAGCGCCTTGCTGTACTCCTGAAGCTCGGCGGCGTGGTTGGTCAGCAGGTTTTCCTTTTCACGATAATAATCAAGCTTGGCGTAAAGCTCCTCGGGGGAAATGCGCAGGCTGGCGAGAACTTCGGTGTAGACTTCGCTGAGTTCCACGGACTCCTGGGGCGTGAAGACCGCCGAGCTGGTGAGGGCCTTGTGGGCGGCGGGGGCGCCGATGGCGCCTGCCAGAGATTTTTCCACCTCGCTGTGGAGCTTGATGAGATCGATGATGGTGATCTGCGCTTGCCCTTCCAGGCGGCAGGCCGCCAGGCAGCGGGCGAGAATCGATTGGGCTTCGGTTTCCTCCATGTAGCGCTGGAGGACCTTTTCGATTTCCAGGCGTTTGGCCGCCAGGTCGATGCTGGCTGTGTGGCGCTCCCGGTCAGGGGGCAGGCCCGCGTCCGGGCCTTCGCCGGTAAAGGCCAGCGCCAGCCGCTTTTCGCTGGGGCCCTGCTCGCGCCAGAGCGACACCAGCACGTAGGCCCCGAGATTGAAAAGGATGGACCAGAAAAGCGTGTGGGAGAGCGCCGGCAGTCCTCGCAGACCGAAGAGACTCTCGGGGTTGAGGGCCGCAAGCCCCCATGGCCCGTTTTCCAGGATGCCGGGCGAAAACCAGCCGACTCGGATCAGGGCCGGCAGCAGCAGAGTGTAGAGCCAGGTCGCGAACCCCGCGCTCAGCCCGGCCAGTGCGCCCCATTTGTTGGCCTGGCGCCAGAACATGCCGCCCACGATGGCCGGGGCGAACTGGAAGACCGCCGCAAATGAGATCATGCCGATATTGGCCAGCATGAAGGTTTGGCCGATCAAACGCTCGAAGCCGTGGCTCAGGATCAGCACCAGCCCTACGGCCGTCCACTTGCAGCGCAGCAGGTGGCGCCGCAAAAAACCCAGCCAGGGCACCCAGCGGACCAGCGGCAGCAGCAGGTGGTTGGTGAGCATCGTGGAGAGGGTGACCGAACTGATCATGATCATGCCGGTGGCGGCCGAAAAACCGCCGATAAAGACCAGCATCACCATCCAGGGTTTGCCGTGATCGCGTGGCAGATCCAGAACGAAGGTGTCGGCCCCCATGGCCGGCAGGCCCTGCAGCAGGCCCGCGGCGGCAATCGGCAGAACAAAGAGGTTGATCAGCAGCATGTAGACCGGAAAGATCCACATCGCCGAGGAGATAAAATCCGGGTTTGGGTTTTCCACCACCGCCACGTGAAATTGGCGGGGCAGAAACAGGCTGGCGGACATGGCCAGCACGATGTAGGTGGCCCACAACAGGTAGGGCGAGGCGGCGCGGCCGCTGAGGGCGAACAGGCTGTGATGGGGGCTCTCCGCCAGCCGTTGGAAAAGGTCACCGAAGCCGTCGTAGAGAAAATAGGTCACGAAAACCCCCGCCACAAGGAGGCTTGCCAGCTTGACGCCGCATTCCACCGCCAGGGCCATCACCATCCCGTCGTGGCGCTCGGTGGGGTCCAGCCGCCGAACCCCGAAAATGATGGTAAAGAGGATCATCAGCGCCACCACGATGGGGCCCACGTGGCCGCCGATCCAGGCGGAAAATCCCTGGCCCGGGGAGGTGATCAGGGCAAAGGTGCTGATGATCGCCTTGAGCTGCAGCGAAACGTAGGGGATGGTCGCAAACAGGGCCAGCAGGGTGGCCAGTGCGGCCAGGGTTTCGGATTTGTCGTAGCGGGCCGAAATGAAGTCCGCGATGCTGGTGATGTGGTGATGGGATTTGATCAGCGCCATCCGCCGCAGCACCTTCCACCAGAGGATGATGCCCAGGGTGGGCCCCAGGTAGACTGTGAGAAAGAGCAGCCCCGAGGAGGCCGCGATGCCGACGCTGCCATAGTAGGTCCAGGCGGTGCAGTAGACCGCCAGCGAGAGGGCGTAGACCCAGGGGTTGTTGGCGGGACTTCTTCCGGCTCTGGCGCAGCGCTCGGCCCACAGGGCCACCAGGAAAAGGGCCCCGGCGTAGAGCAGAAATACGAGCATGGCGACCAGCGGATCGAACATGGCTATTGCCTCGGCACCGGTGGGGGGTCGCGGTCGGCGGGCGACCGCCGGCAGTGGCGGGCGATCAGCGCCAAGACCACCACCAGGGCGGACCATGTCAGGTAGAGGTAGAGAAAACCGACCGGCGGCCGGGTCTTCTCGAGGATGGTCAGCAGGGGCCAGTTGAAGAGCAGGAAAAAAAGGCAGAAAAGAAAAATATGGAACTCCGTCTTGCCCAGCAGGTCCTTGAGGCGCGCCATAAAACCTCCTCCCGGCGGCGTCGGCCACCGTCGGTGCCGGATGGGTGCGACGGCGGTGAATTCCGGCATCCGCTCGAAAAGAATATGAAAAACGGCTCAGCCTGTCAAGCACAACCCCCGGCGGCCGCCGGGGTCTACGGGCCCATCAGGTGCCGCAGCTCGGCGATGGTGGCCGCGTAGTCCGGACTGCCGAAGATCGCCGAGCCGGCGACGAACACATCGGCGCCGGCGGCGGCAACCGCGGCGATGGTGCCGGCGTTGACGCCGCCGTCCACCTGAATGAGGGTCGAAAGCCCGCGGGACTGGATCATCCTCCGCAGCCGGGTGATTTTTTCCAGGCTGGATTGGATGAACTGCTGCCCGCCGAAGCCGGGGTTGACGCTCATCACCAGGACGAAGTCGACCGCCTCCAGGACCCATTCCAACGCCGTCAGGGGCGTGGCCGGGTTGAGGACCACGCCGGCCTTGACGCCCGCCTCGCGGATGAGCTGGATGCTGCGGTGGAGGTGGACGCAGGCCTCGACCTGCACGGCGATCAAGTCTGCCCCGGCGCGGGCGAAGTCGGTGATGTAGCGCTCCGGGGCGTCGATCATCAGGTGGACGTCCAGGGGCAGCTGGGTCACCCGCCGCACCGCCGCCACCACCAGGGGACCCATGGTGATGTTGGGCACGAAATGGCCGTCCATGACGTCGATGTGGATCCAGTCGGCGCCGGCGGCTTCAACAGCACGAATCTCCTCGCCCAACCGGCTGAAATCGGCGGATAGGATCGAGGGGGCGATCAGTTTCATTCGGCAATCTCCTCTAAATCTTGATGGCGCGGCCTTCGGGCTGCGGCCGCGCGGTTGGGGCAGTTAACACCTGCGGCGCCCAAAAAGCAAGCACGGGCTGTCGGTTTCAGTCCTCAAGGGGGCGGGCCTTGACGGGCTCTTCATCCAGGTAGACCACCAGGCTGGGGTAGGCTTCGGCGGGCACCAGGAGCCAGATTTCCTCGCCCGGCCGGAAATAGTCGTTCACCAGGTCCGTGCCGATCCCGTATAGGCTGGCGTGGACGCGCACCCGTCGCTTGAGAAAACCCTCGGGCAGACGGAAGCGAAAAAGGCGTCCCTCGGCGGTTTCCGCTGCAGCCGTGGGGTCCACCGGGGACCTGCGGCGGTTGAGAACCAGAGCGACGCTGGTGCCGGCGGTCACCCGCGAGCCCTTGGCCGGATTCTGGTCGATCACGACGTTGAGGGGTTGGTCGGGGTCGTAGCGCACCGACACCCTTCCGGCGCTGAGATGGGTGCGCTCGCAGAGCAGAATCGCATCGTCCAGACCCAGTCCGGTCAGATCCGGCATCGCATACGCCGCCGGCCGGGGGCCGGCGCTGACCAGCAGATCGGCGCAGCGGTCGTGGCGGACGGTGCTGCCGGGGGCGGGCACCTGGGCCAGGACGCCATCGGCGAACATGCGCGGATCGAAGATCAAGCTGAGATGGCCCAGGCAGAGCCCGTTTTCCTCCAGAATCAGTCGTGCCTGCTGGCTGGAAAGGCCCGTGAGGTTGGGCATCACCAGGGTTTCCGGGCCCTTGGAAATGATCAGGCGGACGTCGCGCCCCTTTTTGATCTCGGCCCCCGCCGGGGGCTCCTGGAAGATTATGCTGTGCTTGGGGGCGTCGGGGCTGAATTCGGAGCCCTTGACGCGGGTGTTGAGACCCAGGTCGCTTAAAATCTCCAGGGCGTAGACCACGTGCCGGCCGACCAAGTCGGGGATCACCACCGTGTCCTGGCTGCGGATGACGAGGGTCAGGCCCAGGT contains:
- a CDS encoding response regulator, with amino-acid sequence MQNRDSLVLIVDDNATNIDLLVNTLKEDYRLGIAKNGPKALEYAARHHPDLILLDIMMPEMNGYEVCGRLQQDPETSEIPVIFITALDEPGHKTHGFEVGGVDYVTKPFHAAEVKARVRTHLTLRQMRRDLSNQNVVLEKKVNEKTAELQEMLNATVKTMAFALEMRDPYTAGHQQRVAHLACAIAEKLALSQEQIQAIRFAGILHDIGKIRIPTSILNRPGRLLDVEMELIKLHPQVGFEILQNIPAPWPLAEIVHQHHERLDGSGYPRGLKGDQILREATILTVSDVVEAGSSFRPYRPARGLDVALEEITTHRGVRYTPDAVDACLELLQKEGFRIEPSERRSAGQLEEKRLEGKRQE
- a CDS encoding PASTA domain-containing protein, whose product is MMPRVLKFLALTGFFVGLAGAGAYLGLTLVIRSQDTVVIPDLVGRHVVYALEILSDLGLNTRVKGSEFSPDAPKHSIIFQEPPAGAEIKKGRDVRLIISKGPETLVMPNLTGLSSQQARLILEENGLCLGHLSLIFDPRMFADGVLAQVPAPGSTVRHDRCADLLVSAGPRPAAYAMPDLTGLGLDDAILLCERTHLSAGRVSVRYDPDQPLNVVIDQNPAKGSRVTAGTSVALVLNRRRSPVDPTAAAETAEGRLFRFRLPEGFLKRRVRVHASLYGIGTDLVNDYFRPGEEIWLLVPAEAYPSLVVYLDEEPVKARPLED
- the rpe gene encoding ribulose-phosphate 3-epimerase, which gives rise to MKLIAPSILSADFSRLGEEIRAVEAAGADWIHIDVMDGHFVPNITMGPLVVAAVRRVTQLPLDVHLMIDAPERYITDFARAGADLIAVQVEACVHLHRSIQLIREAGVKAGVVLNPATPLTALEWVLEAVDFVLVMSVNPGFGGQQFIQSSLEKITRLRRMIQSRGLSTLIQVDGGVNAGTIAAVAAAGADVFVAGSAIFGSPDYAATIAELRHLMGP
- a CDS encoding response regulator — translated: MFDPLVAMLVFLLYAGALFLVALWAERCARAGRSPANNPWVYALSLAVYCTAWTYYGSVGIAASSGLLFLTVYLGPTLGIILWWKVLRRMALIKSHHHITSIADFISARYDKSETLAALATLLALFATIPYVSLQLKAIISTFALITSPGQGFSAWIGGHVGPIVVALMILFTIIFGVRRLDPTERHDGMVMALAVECGVKLASLLVAGVFVTYFLYDGFGDLFQRLAESPHHSLFALSGRAASPYLLWATYIVLAMSASLFLPRQFHVAVVENPNPDFISSAMWIFPVYMLLINLFVLPIAAAGLLQGLPAMGADTFVLDLPRDHGKPWMVMLVFIGGFSAATGMIMISSVTLSTMLTNHLLLPLVRWVPWLGFLRRHLLRCKWTAVGLVLILSHGFERLIGQTFMLANIGMISFAAVFQFAPAIVGGMFWRQANKWGALAGLSAGFATWLYTLLLPALIRVGWFSPGILENGPWGLAALNPESLFGLRGLPALSHTLFWSILFNLGAYVLVSLWREQGPSEKRLALAFTGEGPDAGLPPDRERHTASIDLAAKRLEIEKVLQRYMEETEAQSILARCLAACRLEGQAQITIIDLIKLHSEVEKSLAGAIGAPAAHKALTSSAVFTPQESVELSEVYTEVLASLRISPEELYAKLDYYREKENLLTNHAAELQEYSKALELRILEQEKTEAALAESEAKYRSIFENAPEGIFQVTPDGQMISASPAMATILGYGSPAELIDALERLGKAVYVTPADHETLMARLTSEGVVTDFECQLRRRDGSPVWTAIRARAVRAADGGLLLIEGFLQDISLRKRSEAALQEAYRDMEQRVADRTAELQAANRELLTAKETAEAATRAKSDFLANMSHEIRTPMNGVIAAAELALNDALSPKTAHFLKIIHSSAISLLGIINDILDFSKIEAGKLDLEAGPFNLENALDGVTGMFLSKVAEKELELVVAIQPGTPTELVGDALRLQQVLKNLLDNAIKFTEKGGVVELDVGSTEGEPDVLQFHVRDTGVGIAPEYRRALFNPFTQADASITRKYGGTGLGLSICRQLVKIMGGTIGVESTPGAGSVFHFTARFKQRLAVASAGLPRALAGLRLLLVDDCPAVLAALKTTASAWGLQVETAACGPDAVKRLQTAAAAGEPFDLVLLDQKMPGMDGLATARRIRTEIAPPVPLLLLAAYDRNNDRSAAMAAGINGFVAKPVYPTLLLNAILTLCGEPDSGDRLAAPSPPAADESLLEGAHILVAEDTPTSQEIARAVLEEAGAIVEIAPDGRQAVAAVSRRRFDAVLMDVQMPVMDGLEATSRIRQDRRHAGLPIVAMTAHALKGDEERCLAAGMNAYIAKPVSRDTLYTVLGKLLKGRSGPSGRLPGTQRPGAGALPDWLPGLQIGAARSALGLDAATFRGILQRFARDSAENATRIEAALDAEDRPALRQNAHALRGSAAAIGAAELAAAARELETAAADPASDAADFGARFKRLQAAFDQVHRSLESLAHPTEAETAEVSGRTCDPAVLRPLLAAIQEGLENADPQAIRHALNALHEHLDPDTWHELDDCITAYEYDRALVVLRAAAADLTALETSEGEDLAEP